In Macrobrachium rosenbergii isolate ZJJX-2024 chromosome 46, ASM4041242v1, whole genome shotgun sequence, the DNA window taatggggagggggatggggaggagtggagggtagggggaggacatgggaggggaggggaatgggaggggaaggggaggtaggggaaaggaaggggagggaggaaaaggaagatagGTGGAtgagggtgaggggaagaggggagggggaaaagagAATAGGGGtggatgagggaagggggaaggggagggggaagaagggggaggggaggggagggggaaggggggaagaggaATATTGCTCCAAAACAGAAGCTATAATCCTAAAACTTTATGCCGGCGATAAAACCTCCCGTTTTACAATCCAGCCAGTGATTGTCCTTATTTATGTCTtgtttcttgctctttctctctctctctctctctctctctctctctctctctctctctttctttctttcttctgggaTTTATGCTGGATGAGGGGTTTAATCAAGAGAGGATTTTCGATTCTCTTTACgtgtattcttcttcttgtttcggTGACATTTATCAATTTTCATCATTCTATTGTTTATCTTTGTCTCTGCATTCTTGATAGattcttcttttgctttctatCGAATTTCCTTTTGATTAAGCTGTTCATGGTATTGTGGCATTATCAGTTATTTCATCATTCTACtatttatctttgtatttgcattctcaacagatttatcttttgttttctatcgaattttatttttattatggtgtTTATGGTATTGTGGCATTATCCATGTTTTCATCATTCTATTATTCATCTTCGAATTTGCATTCTCAAcagatttatcttttgttttctatcgaattctatttttattactgttatggTATTACAGCATTTTTATCAACTTTATTGCTGGTTCTGTggagaattatttttcttagtaattacgtaattattagaattttttaaaattctttattaatcttgattttctttgtttatttagttttacttaataataatctCTTATTCTCTCATGTCCTGATTTACCTTTGTAAATGaattgttaataatttttgtaactattttctatttttttaaacttttcttaatttgttttccttaattttaatgACACTTGTTCTTCACATAAAGATGTttgttaaaatgtaattaattctaTTTAAGAGTTTCTCTTCTAATGACACTTGTTCTTCACTGACAGATGTttgttaaaaaagtattttttttttcaactaaagTTCTTTCTTCTAGTGACACTTGTTCTTCACATACAGAtgttgttaaaatttaatttattctattCAAGTTTTATCTTCTAATGACACCTGTTCTTCACTGACAGATGtttgataaaatgtaattttctccaCTTACGAGTTTTATCTTCTAATGACACTTGTTCTTCACTGACAGATGTTtgataaaatgtaatttattccttttaaggtctttttcttctAATGACACTTGTTCTTCCCGTACAGATGTTTGATAAaacgtatttttttctatttaagttttatcttcaaatGACACTTGTTCTTCACAGACAGGTGTTTGTTAAAATGTAATTTACTCCATTTAAGAGTTTATCGTCCAATGACACTTGTTCCTCACATACAGATGTTTCCATTTTACTTAGATTTCACAAGTGTTTCAATCCCCATCAAAACTTATAATAACACCTGCGTTTTTTTatagacatttttatttgttcttggaattttttatacattttcatttgtctatatttatttacattccgttctatttgcagttatttttattaaatctattatCGCATTACCTGGAAAACTACAGGCGGTATATTTTGTgatgagataaaaataatatagaagaTTTTTGGCGCATCAGTTCGAGAAACTACAGGTGGTATATTTTGTGACGAGATAAAgataatttcaaagatttttgacgcatttgttctgtgtgcgacagagtgtgtatgtgtgtatgtgtttgtatatgcgcATACACATGACAAttactgtgtgtatgtttttatatgtgtgtatacacgcaACTCTCTGAAAAGATAACAacaggtgtttgtgttttttttggggggtgagatTAAAACAGTCTCGAAGATTTTTGAAGCATttgttgtgcttgtgtgtgtgtgtgtgtgtttgtttgtgtgtgcgtgtgtgtgtgtgtcttcctgCGTGAGCAGTTGACATTTCTCcacattctaaaagaaaaaaggttttcaGAAAAGATTTCAGAAAAAAGGATTTTCAGAAAAAAGATTTCAGAAAAAAGGTTTTTCAGAAAAAAGGTTTTCAGAAAAAACCAAAGGTTTTAGAAAAACCAAAGGTTTCAGAAAAAAGcgttttcagaaaaaattttcagaataaaaagtttcagaaaaaagttttcagaaaaaaatttcagaaaaatgttttaaaaaatgtcagaaaaaaggttttcagaaaaatttcagaaaaaaattcagacaaaagtttcagaaaaaaaatgtttttagaaaatagtttcagaaaaagatttcagaaaaaaagttttcagaaaaggtttcagaaaaaatcaaaggttttcagaaaaaaattcagagaaaagttttcagaaaagttttcagaaaaaaaagtttttcagagaAAAAGGTTTTCAGAAATCAAggtcttcagaaaaaaaagattttcagaaaaaagttttcagaaaaacaggtttcagaaaaattttttcagaaaaaaagcgttttcaggaaaatatttcagaaaaaggttttcagaaaaaacaaaggttttcagaaaaaaagatttccacaaaaaaattccagaaaaaagaaagattttcagaAAAAGAAGGTTTTCCAAAAAAGGGGGAAAGGTTTTCACACCCAAACAATCTTTGGCTGCAAAAACTTTCTCCCGACATTGATCGAcccgaggcactttctaaaagaaagtttttcctttttttttcacccccTTTTCACTGACAACTTTCGCGGTCTCACCGAATGAAAATCTTTTGTCGAAGGCAAACTGCTTCGAAAGTGTTCCAACGAGGAAGGCCAGGAAAGGCAGTGAAGAAGGCTCTGCCGAGTCTCTCCTcttgacaaagaagaagaagaagaagaagaagaagaagaagatggagaagaagaagaagaagaagaagaagaagaaggcaggaAAGGAGGATCTACTGAGTAGAGCCCTCCTCTtgccagagaagaagaagaagaagaagaagaagaagaagaagaagaagaagaagaagaagaaggcaggaaagaaaaagaaggtccTGCAGAGTCTTTCCTCttgccaaagaagaagaagaagaagaagaaggagcagaagaagaagaagaaaaagaagg includes these proteins:
- the LOC136830097 gene encoding uncharacterized protein, whose amino-acid sequence is MRANCFESVPTRKARKGSEEGSAESLLLTKKKKKKKKKKKMEKKKKKKKKKKAGKEDLLSRALLLPEKKKKKKKKKKKKKKKKKKAGKKKKVLQSLSSCQRRRRRRRRSRRRRRKRRSLSKE